In the genome of Lonchura striata isolate bLonStr1 chromosome 22, bLonStr1.mat, whole genome shotgun sequence, one region contains:
- the TPRN gene encoding taperin, translated as MSSAEPPLGAGPRAAPAWQREILERKRAKLAGAGGEPEPPAGERLVVAESLGPLRENPFMRLESERRRLRQGRPGPGGAARPLQQLLELYSAVPGIRTIRADNILIIESRADPAACFAAGDAPPARRRDPAGNDPLRELLARRGAALAEIRAEQVVIYETAEPPEPPEAAEPGTVSRLLEKFGQRPRGRRRRAGDALPGTGGAAATPQVGPGAARAAPPAGPGSPRAPAPLQKGPGFPRAPAPKAAPASPPAVPATPPPLPASPRPASPQPAVPQPASPQPTVLQPAAPRAVTPPPTVPPPPPAVPAAPKAVAPQANCFVHKISPNSFTVTPRGQPPGARLPEPAAVPAGRPATPRGPPVPSASPSHARANARRPKPEEAEVAVSPLPGASPAPSATRPLSASAPRAGGSFEIHPAPKPDLAAIPAHDLQAQALAKLRLNSRNSFIFVPRREGSPARPPAPIARPGPPPAPSEGKAPTEPPRAPGPEQEEPITSPPAPLDPSVPVTYIDDIVEPDSGAGPAARTASLADQPGGAGPDLEMEFSSVPLYKPHSAPQQRGGSTFTVVPKRKPVAPGLQALADASGRPQREEEEEEEESKGRGKAVENADGPQVGTAHKKRYPTVNEIEVIGGYLSLERSCMSKTGSRRKKMKISFNETSLQTMFEYPSESSLAEEDEEEEGHASETEEKSRTFYIPRPNSTLHPSTPNSADLSSYTPKHSVKFSEWQEQKYEGPAAEGSLPKEADSHGNQVMLTPAEKGGLSDFSSEPALYF; from the exons atgagcagcgcggagccgccgctcgGCGCcgggccgcgggcagcgcccgccTGGCAGCGGGAGATCCTGGAGCGCAAGCGGGCCAAGCtggccggggcgggcggcgagCCCGAGCCCCCGGCCGGGGAGCGGCTGGTGGTGGCGGAGAGCCTGGGCCCGCTCCGCGAGAACCCCTTCATGCGGCTGGAGAGCGAGCGGCGCCGGCTGCGGCAGGGGCGGCCCGggcccggcggcgcggcgcggccgctgcagcagctgctggagctgtacAGCGCCGTGCCCGGCATCCGCACCATCCGCGCCGACAACATCCTCATCATCGAGTCCCGCGCCGACCCCGCCGCCTGCTTCGCCGCGGGGGatgcgccgcccgcccgccgccgggaCCCGGCCGGCAACGACCCGCTGCGGGAGCTGCtggcccggcgcggcgccgcgcTCGCCGAGATCCGCGCCGAGCAGGTCGTCATCTACGAGACGGccgagccgccggagccgcccGAGGCGGCCGAGCCGGGCACCGTCAGCCGCCTCCTGGAGAAGTTCGGGcagcggccgcggggccgccgaCGCCGCGCTGGGGACGCGCTGCCCGGgaccggcggggccgcggccacGCCGCAGGTGGGACCGGGCGCTGCTCGGGCCGCtccgcccgcggggcccggctccccccgcgcccccgcGCCCCTCCAGAAGGGACCCGGCTTCCCCCGGGCTCCGGCGCCAAAGGCGGCACCGGCATCTCCGCCGGCGGTCCCGGCCACccctccgccgctccccgcTTCCCCCCGG CCGGCTTCTCCCCAACCCGCGGTCCCGCAGCCGGCTTCTCCCCAGCCCACGGTCCTGCAGCCGGCGGCACCTCGGGCTGTCACCCCTCCGCCCACGGTCCCCCCGC CCCCCCCGGCGGTCCCAGCTGCCCCCAAGGCTGTGGCCCCTCAGGCCAACTGCTTTGTGCACAAGATCAGCCCCAACTCCTTCACGGTCACACCCCGGGGGCAGCCCCCCGGCGCCCGCCTCCCCGAGCCCGCTGCTGTCCCCGCCGGCCGCCCCGCGACGCCCCGGGGGCCGCCCGTGCCATCCGCCAGCCCTTCCCACGCCAGAGCCAACGCCAGGAGGCCAAAGCCGGAGGAGGCCGAGGTGGCCGTGTCGCCCCTGCCCGGCGCCAGCCCGGCCCCCAGTGCCACTCGGCCGCTCTCCGCCTCAGCCCCGCGGGCCGGGGGCTCCTTCGAAATCCACCCGGCCCCCAAACCCGACTTGGCGGCCATCCCGGCCCACGACCTGCAGGCACAGGCTCTGGCCAAGCTGCGCCTGAATTCGCGCAATTCCTTCATCTTCGTGCCCCGCCGGGAgggcagcccggcccggccgcccgcCCCGATTGCCaggccggggccgccgccagCGCCCTCGGAGGGGAAGGCGCCCACGGAGCCCCCGAGGGCTCCCGGCCCGGAGCAGGAAGAGCCCATCACTTCCCCGCCGGCGCCTCTGGATCCGTCGGTCCCTGTGACTTACATCGATGACATTGTGGAGCCGGAcagcggggccggcccggctGCGAGGACGGCGAGCTTGGCGGATCAGCCCGGAGGAGCCGGCCCTGACCTGGAGATGGAGTTTTCCTCTGTGCCCCTCTACAAACCACACTCTGCCCCCCAGCAGCGGGGAGGCAGCACCTTCACTGTCGTGCCCAAAAGGAAGCCCGTGGCCCCGGGGCTGCAGGCTCTCGCTGATGCCAGCGGAAGGCCGCAgcgggaggaagaggaggaggaggaggagagcaaaGGAAGAGGCAAAGCCGTGGAGAACGCTGATGGGCCTCAAGTGGGGACGGCCCATAAAAAGCGCTACCCCACGGTGAACGAGATTGAAGTGATCGGAGGGTACCTGTCCCTGGAGAGGTCCTGCATGAGCAAGACGGGCTCGCGCCGCAAGAAG ATGAAGATCTCTTTCAACGAGACAAGTTTGCAGACGATGTTTGAGTACCCCTCAGAGAGCTCCCTGGCagaagaggatgaggaagaggaaggacaCGCTTCGGAGACAGAGGAAAAATCTCGTACCTTTTATATTCCACGCCCAAACAGCACTTTGCATCCCAGTACACCTAACTCAG cagatTTATCCAGCTACACCCCAAAGCACTCCGTGAAATTCAGCGAGTGGCAGGAGCAGAAGTATGAGGGTCCTGCTGCAGAGGGATCTCTCCCAAAGGAAGCTGATTCCCATGGGAACCAAGTCATG CTCACCCCGGCGGAGAAGGGCGGACTCTCGGATTTCAGCAGCGAGCCCGCGCTCTATTTCTGA
- the LOC144247406 gene encoding uncharacterized protein LOC144247406: protein MSGAGAALRGHHAALREGLSELRARRDELSGRIRAEEVERGRLQARIATLTRRLSDTSESLAGLRSTRAHIDRTIAEMDIASGEILDNSQTLLDVMKKEMGDLGKAIDPQNTSLGQQIRRQKRS, encoded by the exons AtgagcggcgccggggccgcgctgcgGGGGCACCACGCGGCGCTGCGGGAGG GGCTGTCGGAGCTGCGCGCCCGGCGGGACGAGCTGAGCGGGCGGATCCGGGCCGAGGAGGTGGAGCGGGGCCGGCTGCAGGCGCGGATCGCGACGCTCACCCGGCGCTTGTCCGACACCAGCGAGAGCCTGGCGGGGCTGCGGTCCACACGAGCCCACATCGACCGCACCATCGCCGAGATGGACATAGCCTCCGGGGAG aTACTGGACAATTCTCAGACATTGCTAGATGTCATGAAGAAGGAAATGGGGGATCTTGGTAAAGCCATTGATCCACAAAACACTTCATTAGGACAACAAATACGTCGACAAAAGCGTTCCTAA